A genomic window from Enoplosus armatus isolate fEnoArm2 chromosome 20, fEnoArm2.hap1, whole genome shotgun sequence includes:
- the cby1 gene encoding protein chibby homolog 1 isoform X1 codes for MEDLKKSLKMPLFGNTFSPKKTPPRKSASLSSLHTLDRSTREIELGIEYGPPVMNIGGQSWKFEEGQWITESGGNGSGRELQRLKKRNVQLEEENNLLKLKIDILLDMLTETTVEYHLMEKEVEDIKTQHRRKK; via the exons ATGGAG GACCTTAAAAAATCACTAAAGATGCCGCTCTTTGGAAACACATTCAGTCCGAAGAAGACTCCTCCTCGCAAATCTGCATCTCTTTCCAGCCTTCACACG TTGGACCGTTCAACAAGAGAAATAGAGCTGGGCATTGAGTATGGACCTCCTGTGATGAACATTGGAGGTCAGAGCTGGAAATTTGAAGAGGGACAGTGGATAACAG AATCGGGTGGGAATGGGTCTGGTAGGGAACTGCAGCGGCTtaagaaaagaaatgtacagcTGGAGGAAGAGAACAACTTACTGAAACTAAAGATTGATATTCTCTTGGACATG TTGACAGAGACCACCGTAGAGTACCACCTGATGGAGAAAGAAGTGGAAGATATAAAGACTCAACATCGAAGGAAGAAATGA
- the cby1 gene encoding protein chibby homolog 1 isoform X2: MPLFGNTFSPKKTPPRKSASLSSLHTLDRSTREIELGIEYGPPVMNIGGQSWKFEEGQWITESGGNGSGRELQRLKKRNVQLEEENNLLKLKIDILLDMLTETTVEYHLMEKEVEDIKTQHRRKK; the protein is encoded by the exons ATGCCGCTCTTTGGAAACACATTCAGTCCGAAGAAGACTCCTCCTCGCAAATCTGCATCTCTTTCCAGCCTTCACACG TTGGACCGTTCAACAAGAGAAATAGAGCTGGGCATTGAGTATGGACCTCCTGTGATGAACATTGGAGGTCAGAGCTGGAAATTTGAAGAGGGACAGTGGATAACAG AATCGGGTGGGAATGGGTCTGGTAGGGAACTGCAGCGGCTtaagaaaagaaatgtacagcTGGAGGAAGAGAACAACTTACTGAAACTAAAGATTGATATTCTCTTGGACATG TTGACAGAGACCACCGTAGAGTACCACCTGATGGAGAAAGAAGTGGAAGATATAAAGACTCAACATCGAAGGAAGAAATGA
- the pdap1a gene encoding pdgfa associated protein 1a isoform X2, whose product MPRGGKKGHKGRGKQFSNPEEIDRQMKEQRELEENAGAEKGSAAESEEESSSSDDESERSGVEGLIEIENPNRVSQKNKKVAEVDVSAPRELSRREREEIEKQKSKERYMKLHLEGKTDQAKADLARLAIIKKQREEAAKKRDELRKEKEAEEAKAKR is encoded by the exons ATGCCTCGGGGCG GGAAAAAAGGCCACAAGGGCAGAGGGAAGCAATTCAGCAATCCCGAGGagattgacagacagatgaaagagCAGAGGGAGTTG GAAGAAAATGCTGGTGCAGAGAAAGGGAGCGCTGCAGAGTCTgaggaagagagcagcagcagtgacgaCGAATCTGAG AGGAGCGGAGTCGAGGGGCTCATAGAGATTGAGAATCCCAACCGCGTGTCTCAGAAGAACAAGAAGGTGGCTGAGGTAGACGTCTCTGCTCCCAGAGAGCTGTCTCGCAGGGAGAG AGAGGAGATAGAGAAGCAGAAATCAAAGGAACGCTACATGAAGCTCCATCTTGAGGGGAAGACTGACCAGGCCAAGGCCGACCTGGCCAGACTGGCCATCATcaagaaacagagggaagaggCTGCCAAGAAGAGAGACGAACTCAGGAAAG aaaaagaagctgaagaagCCAAAGCAAAGCGCTAG
- the pdap1a gene encoding pdgfa associated protein 1a isoform X1 codes for MPRGGKKGHKGRGKQFSNPEEIDRQMKEQRELEENAGAEKGSAAESEEESSSSDDESESKKRSGVEGLIEIENPNRVSQKNKKVAEVDVSAPRELSRREREEIEKQKSKERYMKLHLEGKTDQAKADLARLAIIKKQREEAAKKRDELRKEKEAEEAKAKR; via the exons ATGCCTCGGGGCG GGAAAAAAGGCCACAAGGGCAGAGGGAAGCAATTCAGCAATCCCGAGGagattgacagacagatgaaagagCAGAGGGAGTTG GAAGAAAATGCTGGTGCAGAGAAAGGGAGCGCTGCAGAGTCTgaggaagagagcagcagcagtgacgaCGAATCTGAG TCCAAAAAGAGGAGCGGAGTCGAGGGGCTCATAGAGATTGAGAATCCCAACCGCGTGTCTCAGAAGAACAAGAAGGTGGCTGAGGTAGACGTCTCTGCTCCCAGAGAGCTGTCTCGCAGGGAGAG AGAGGAGATAGAGAAGCAGAAATCAAAGGAACGCTACATGAAGCTCCATCTTGAGGGGAAGACTGACCAGGCCAAGGCCGACCTGGCCAGACTGGCCATCATcaagaaacagagggaagaggCTGCCAAGAAGAGAGACGAACTCAGGAAAG aaaaagaagctgaagaagCCAAAGCAAAGCGCTAG